The genomic window AATGATAGCCGTTAATCCAAGTGTTTTGCTCCATTTCATTTCGCCGAACTTAAGATGTCCGTACCAGGCAAGAGTCATAAATACATTGGAGATGCATAGCATCGAGACGGTGAAGATTGCTTTCATGCAAGAGGACGAAGGTCTTTAATAAAGGCACCGCGGCCTTCCTTGTTCAAATTAATCTGTTGTGGCACTTTCACGTAATACCCCGTGCCATCATACAAACGCTTGCGGGGATGGCTTTTGCATTCGTTTGAACAACAGCCGTCCAGTTCCCATCCACATTCGTCGCACTGAGTAAAATGTTCATTGCATTCGGGATTGGCGCAGTTGATCATCTTGGCTGTAGTTTTACCACAATTATGACATTTGGAAATAACAACCGGATTAACAGTATTCACATCGACTGCGACGCGGTTATCAAAGACGTAACATTTCCCTTCAAAATCCTTCCCCCCTGCTTCTTTCCCGTAGTTTATAATGCCCCCATGAAGTTGGTACACCTCCTCAAAGCCTTCATGTAATAAAAGGGCAGACGCCTTTTCACATTTAATGCCGCCAGTACAATAGGTCAATATTTTCTTACCTTTATACTGCGCGAGCTCATTAATCTTTGACGGAAAATCACGGAAGTTGTCAATATCTAAGGTTACTGCATTTTTAAACTTCCCTAAGGAATGCTCATAATTTGAACGGACATCCAGTATGACAACATCGTCGCGGTCCTTCATCTCTAAAAACTCGTTGGGGTCTAAATGGACCCCTGTTTGTTTCTTAGGATCAATGATATGAGGGTCACGCAAGCCGGAATGTACAATCTCTGCTTTATAGCGGCAATGCATCTTAATAAACGAAGGCTCGTCGACCTCGTCGATCTTGAACTCTGTAGATGCAAAGCGTTCATCTGCATGGACAGCATTCATATAAGTACCGCACGCTTCGGTTGTGCCCGAAACGGTACCGTTTAGTCCTTCATCGGCTACAATAATCCTGCCGGTGAGTCCGAGTGACTTACAAAACTGAAGATGATCTGCGGCAAATTGTTCCGCATTCGCTATTGTACTATAACAATAGTAAAGAAGTGTTTGATACTTAGCCATAATCATTGATACTGCTGCAAACAGCGTTAAATGGATCGCAAAGGTAAAAAAATCCGGTGAGAATAGCTATAGTTTATTCTAACCACTAATACCGTTAAAGTTGTTGTTTTATTTGCTCGATAACCTTTGTTGCATATCGGCGGCCATCTGTAAAGCATTGTAGGCATTTACTACGCCACCGGAAATACAAACCTCCGAGAATTTGACGCGCTTGGTCGACCCTTCTTCCTTTACCTTAACCTTTTGGTCTACCTTGGTCACAGACTTCATGATAATATCTTTAACCTGAACTGCTGTAAGAGAAGGATAATAAGATCGTATTAAAGCAGCTACGCCAGCAACTACAGGAGCAGCCATACTTGTTCCGTCGTTTTCTTTATACTTTGAACCCGGCATAGTAGAGTTAATTTGTACCCCAGGAGCAAATACATCTACCGATCTCCTACCATAATTAGAAAAGCTTGCAACAAGATCATCATCATTCTTCCAGTGAGAAGCTCCTACCTCAATCCAGTTTTCTGCCTTCGGTTTCGTAAACTTAAGGGTATCAGGTTCAACTTTCACGGCGGCATTAGAGCGCGGTGATCCGGGCATTCCCATGCTTCCCATAGGTCGTTGGCCGGCACCAGGAACGATAGAGACTTTCCGGTTCATTCCCCAAAAATTTGCATCCACGCTATCTGCAAAAATGCGTGTCGGAAAGTTGTTCTCTATATCGGTATTTTTAGAGTCGTTGCCAGCGGCGTGAACAAGTAATACGTCTTTCGAAGCGGCATATCGCACAGCGCTGTCTACTAAATGCTTGTCCCATGAATAACTTTTCCCAAAGCTCATGTTTATTACTTTGGCTCCATTGTCCACTGCATAGCGTATAGCGTTTGCTACATCTTTATCGCGCTCATCGCCAGTAGGCACGGTGCGCACCGACATAATCTGAACGTTTTCCGCTACGCCCTTTACACCTTTATTGTTATGCCTATCGGCAGCGATAATACCGGCAACGTGCGTTCCGTGATCAGCATCCGGGCCTTTCACATCTGCATTACCATAATGATATTGGGCTCCATTACTGTAATCATCTTTAACAGAGTCTCTGGGATCGAAATCTATATTTAAATTGTAGTTCACCTGACTGCTGTAATACTTATAAGCGTCGTCCAGATCCTCTTTGAACTTTTTATAGTCATGCTCCTTCCTAAGCTCCGACTTTACTACTTTCAATACCTTGGATTCAATTTCGTTCCGGGCCTTATATTGTTCAAAATCGTCAAGAGTAAGTTGTTTTTTTCCAATACGACTCGCTATTGAATCTACGTTCTTGCGAAGGATACTTGTACTCTCATAACCCATTCTTGCATTCTCCAGTTTAGTCATATAGTCCGTCACCATCTGTTTATACAGATTGAACTCTTTTCTTTCATCCGGTGATAAAGGAGTAGAATTCACCACCGAGGCGTACTTCTCCCGATACTTTCTGATCAACCTTACGACTTCGAGGTTGTCGTACTGAACACTGTACTGCGGCGAACCAATAAAGTTCCAACCATGGATATCATCTGTAAACCCATTCTTGTCATCGTCCTTATTGTTACCTGCAACTTCCGAAGGGTTAGACCACATTACACTCTTTAAATCCTCATGCTGCGCATCAACTCCACCATCTATTACCGCTACAACAACCGGCGCACCTTTCTTTCCTTTCAGCAATTCCTGATATGCTTTTTCTGTACTTACACCCATAACCCCGTCTTTTACCAGGTCGAGGTTCTGCCAGTTTGGAACAGGTTTATCTTTTTGCTGAGCAACAGCGAAGAGAGGAAGGAAGGTAAAAAGTAAAAGTGTTCTTTGTATAAAATTCATATTATTTCTAGTTCGTGGTCCTTTATCTTATAATGATTATTTTATAACGAATAACCGTGCCATTAATTTCACGCTGAATATATAAATAATCCAGGTATCTAAGGAGCGGTATGTCGTTTATATCAGGGTCTTGGTACGAAAAAACAGATGAAAGGTTCCATCTCAAAAAAAGGACAGATCAGGGCATAAAAAAAGCCCGTCAGAATGAACTAACGGGCTTTAGAAAGGTTGGCACCGACCTACTCTCCCACGTGTTACCGCAGTACCATCGGCTCTGGCGGGCTTAACTTCTCTGTTCGGAATGGGAAGAGGTGGACACCGCCGATATAGGCACCTGAAGATCTTTTAGAGTTGTAAGTTCTAAGTTGTAAGTGATAAGTTTCCTTATCGCCTCCTTATTCCTTTACTCTCTTATATCTTATTGCTTTATACTTAGCAAGTCTTATTACTTATAACTTACTACCTATAACTCAATTTAACATGATCAGAAGAAGTAGTTGAAGATCCTCTCAACAGAATATTCTGCCTTGAAAGCTTCGGGTAATTAGTACTACTCGGCTATGGTATCACTACCTTTACACCTGTAGCCTATCAACGTGATAGTCTCTCACGACCCTATATGGAAGTCTCATCTTGTGGCTAGTTTCGCACTTAGATGCTTTCAGCGCTTATCTATTCCAAACGTAGCTACTCTGCAGTACAGCTGGCGCCATAACAGATTCACCAGTGGTTTGTCCATCCCGGTCCTCTCGTACTAAGGACAGCCCCACTCAAACTTCCTGCGCCCACAACAGATAGGGACCGAACTGTCTCGCGACGTTCTGAACCCAGCTCGCGTGCCACTTTAATCGGCGAACAGCCGAACCCTTGGGACCTTCTCCAGCCCCAGGATGTGACGAGCCGACATCGAGGTGCCAAACCTCCCCGTCGATATGAGCTCTTGGGGGAGATCAGCCTGTTATCCCCAGCGTACCTTTTATCCTTTGAGCGATGGCCCTTCCATGCAGAACCACCGGATCACTATATCCGTCTTTCGACCCTGTTCGACTTGTCTGTCTCACAGTCAAGCAAGCTTATGCTATTGCACTCCCCGTACGGTTACCAAGCGTACTGAGCTTACCTTTGAAAGCCTCCGTTACCTTTTTGGAGGCGACCACCCCAGTCAAACTACCCGCCAAACAATGTCCTCCCTCTAGAGAGTTAGACACCGTGTACAGAAAGGGCGGTATTTCAAGGTTGACTCCACGATGGCTGGCGCCACCGCTTCACTGCCTCCCGCCTATCCTACACATTCTGTACCCAGTATCAATGTTAAGTTGTAGTGAAGGTGCATGGGGTCTTTCCGTCCCGTTGCGGGTAACCGGCGTCTTCACCGATACCACAATTTCACCGAGCTCATGGCTGAGACAGCGCCCAGATCGTTACACCATTCGTGCAGGTCGGAACTTACCCGACAAGGAATTTCGCTACCTTAGGACCGTTATAGTTACGGCCGCCGTTTACCGGGGCTTCGATTCAATGCTTCTCCTTTAACAGATGACATCCCCTCTTAACCTTCCGGCACCGGGCAGGTGTCAGGCCTTATACCTCATCTTTCGATTTTGCAAAGCCATGTGTTTTTGTTAAACAGTCGCCTGGGCCTTTTCACTGCGGCTGAGATTACTCTCAGCGCCCCTTCTCCCGAAGTTACAGGGCCATTTTGCCGAGTTCCTTAGCCATGATTCACTCGAGCACCTTAGGATTCTCTCCTCGACTACCTGTGTCGGTTTACGGTACGGGTTTCTTTAACCTGAAGCTTAGCGGGTTTTCTTGGAAGTCTGGTTACCTGCTCTATCCGCTCCCCCGAAGGTTCGCGGTACTATTGGGTTTCAGCATCAGTGACGGATTTGCCTGTCTCTGATATACCTACGCCTTTTAACGATCTATTCCGTCAGATCGCGGCAGTGTCACTACTCCGTCTCCACATCGCAGTTAAAGAAAGTACTGGATTATTAACCAGTTGTCCATCGGATGAGCCACCCGGCGTCTCCTTAGGTCCCGACTAACCCTGATCCGATTAGCGTTGATCAGGAAACCTTAGTCTTTCGGTGGGCGGGTTTCCCTCCCGCCTTATCGTTACTTATGCCTACATTTGCTTTTCCAATCTCTCCACAATACCTTACGGTACTGATTCACTGATATTGGAATGCTCCCCTACCACGCATTGCTGCATCCATAGCTTCGGTATAACGCTTAATGCCCGTTTATTATCCATGCCCGATCGCTCGACTAGTGAGCTGTTACGCACTCTTTAAATGAATGGCTGCTTCCAAGCCAACATCCTAGCTGTCTGTGCAATCGGACCTCGTTAGTTCAACTTAGCGTTAATTTTGGGACCTTAGCTGATGGTCTGGGTTCTTTCCCTCTCGGCGCGTGACCTTAGCACCCCGCGCCTCACTGCAGATTATATTTTATAGCATTCGGAGTTTATCTGGATTTGGTAGGATGTGACTCCCCCGCACCCAATTAGTAGCTCTACCTCTATAAAACTTAACATCCACGCTGTTCCTAAAAACATTTCGGGGAGTACGAGCTATTTCCCAGTTTGATTGGCCTTTCACCCCTACCCTCAAGTCATCCGGAAGCTTTTCAACGCTTATCGGTTCGGTCCTCCAGTACCTGTTACGGCACCTTCAACCTGCTCAAGGGTAGATCACAAGGTTTCGCGTCTACCTCCTCTGACTATACGCCCTATTCAGACTCGCTTTCGCTTCGGCTTCGCGGCTTAACCGCTTAACCTTGCCAGAGAAGAGTAACTCGTAGGCTCATTATGCAAAAGGCACGCCGTCACAGAACAAGTCTGCTCCGACCGCTTGTAAGCACACGGTTTCAGGTTCTATTTCACTCCCCTGTTCGGGGTTCTTTTCACCTTTCCCTCACGGTACTGGTTCACTATCGGTCTCTCAGGAGTATTTAGCCTTACCGGATGGTGCCGGCAGTTTCCCACAAGGCGTCTCCGACCTCGCGGTACTCAGGATTCCACTAGTTTAGTATTGCTTACGAATACGCAGCTATCATGCTCTATGGCCGGGCTTCCCATCCCGTTCTTCTTCGCTTTACTAATCATGTTGTGGTCCTACAACCCCAGTTATGCCGTAACATAGCTGGTTTGGGCTCTTTCCCTTTCGCTCGCCACTACTCAGGAAATCATTATTATTTTCTCTTCCTATGCTTACTTAGATGTTTCAGTTCAGCACGTTCGCGCTATTGCAACTAGTCTTCAACTAGTTAGGTTTCCCCATTCGGAAATCTGCGGATCAATTCATATTTGCTGATCCCCGCAGCTTATCGCAGCTTATCACGTCCTTCTTCGCCTCTGAGAGCCAAGGCATTCCCCGTGTGCCCTTTCTTACTTTCTTCTTATCATATGCTTTTGCTCACATGATAATGCTTTTTTTGAGTTCTAAGTCTAAAGTTCAACGTTTAAAGTTTCGTGTATCGCTACCTTCTACTTTTAACTTTCTACTTTTAACTTAAGAGACTCTTTCTGTTGTTTTCTCTTCAATTACTTCTTCCAATATGTCAAAGAACGTTGTTAAACAGTATCAAGTAGCTAGTATCAGGTATCAAGACATCGTCTTCTCTCTTTTACTGCCCTCTTTCTGCTTACCGGTGGAGAATAACGGATTCGAACCGTTGACCCCCTGCGTGCAAGGCAGGTGCTCTAGCCAGCTGAGCTAATCCCCCGTGTTGAGTTTTTCGTTTAACGTTCAGTGTTTAAAGTTACCGTATTGCTACGCTTCACTTTCAACCTTCAACTTTAAACTCCTCGCCTGTAGTCCCGAGCAGATTTGAACTGCTGACCCCTACATTATCAGTGTAGTGCTCTAACCAAACTGAGCTACGGGACTGTTTTCTTTCCAATCACGCCAGCTCTTCTGGCTATTGCCACTGTTCTGGCTTTCCTCTTGCGGGTGTTTCTTCTTGTGTTTCTTTTGAAATGTCTTTCTCTTTTTTCGTCTTCTGCTTTCAGTTTCCAGCTTTTAACTTTCTACTTTCCACTTTTAACTCTAAAAGAATATCTGTAGCATAACAGGCTCTTTCCAGCCTCTAGAAAGGAGGTATTCCAGCCGCACCTTCCGGTACGGCTACCTTGTTACGACTTAGCCCCAGTTACCGGTTTTACCCTAGGACGCTCCTTGCGGTTACATACTTCAGGTACCCCCAGCTTCCATGGCTTGACGGGCGGTGTGTACAAGGCCCGGGAACGTATTCACCGCAGCATTGCTGATCTGCGATTACTAGCGAATCCAACTTCATGAGGTCGAGTTGCAGACCTCAATCCGAACTGTGAATGGCTTTTTGAGATTGGCATCGTATTACTACGTAGCTGCCCTCTGTACCATCCATTGTAGCACGTGTGTAGCCCCGGACGTAAGGGCCATGATGACTTGACGTCGTCCCCGCCTTCCTCTCTGTTTGCACAGGCAGTCTGAATAGAGTCCCCACCTTTACATGCTGGCAACTATTCACAGGGGTTGCGCTCGTTGCGGGACTTAACCCAACACCTCACGGCACGAGCTGACGACAGCCATGCAGCACCTAGTTTCCTGTCCCGAAGGACTGACTCATCTCTGAGTCATTCAGTAACTTTCAAGCCCGGGTAAGGTTCCTCGCGTATCATCGAATTAAACCACATGCTCCTCCGCTTGTGCGGGCCCCCGTCAATTCCTTTGAGTTTCACCCTTGCGGGCGTACTCCCCAGGTGGAACACTTAACGCTTTCGCTTAGACGCTGACTGTATATCGCCAACATCGAGTGTTCATCGTTTAGGGCGTGGACTACCAGGGTATCTAATCCTGTTTGATCCCCACGCTTTCGTGCCTCAGCGTCAATACCACTTTAGTAAGCTGCCTTCGCAATTGGTGTTCTGTGACATATCTATGCATTTCACCGCTACTTGTCACATTCCGCCTACCTCAGGTAGATTCAAGCTCATCAGTATCAAAGGCACTGCGATGGTTGAGCCACCGTCTTTCACCCCTGACTTAATAAGCCGCCTACGCACCCTTTAAACCCAATAAATCCGGATAACGCTTGGATCCTCCGTATTACCGCGGCTGCTGGCACGGAGTTAGCCGATCCTTATTCTTACCGTACATTCAACCTCCTTCACGAAAGAGGGTTTATTCCGGTACAAAAGCAGTTTACAACCCGTAGGGCCGTCTTCCTGCACGCGGCATGGCTGGTTCAGAGTTGCCTCCATTGACCAATATTCCTTACTGCTGCCTCCCGTAGGAGTCTGGTCCGTGTCTCAGTACCAGTGTGGGGGGTCATCCTCTCAGATCCCCTAGACATCGTCGCCTTGGTAAGCCGTTACCTTACCAACTAGCTAATGTCACGCATGCTCATCTTACTCCTATAAATATTTGATCATAATATGATGCCATATCATGATGTTATGCGGTGTTAATCCGGATTTCTCCGGGCTATCCCCCTGAGTAAGGTAGATTGCATACGCGTTACGCACCCGTGCGCCACTTTCATGAAGAGCAAGCTCTTCAATCTCGTTCGACTTGCATGTATTAGGCCTGCCGCTAGCGTTCATCCTGAGCCAGGATCAAACTCTCCATTGTAATGAAGTTTTTGTTCTCTGACCCTATTTAAGTATTATTCAAATAGAATCGTTTGTATTAATGCTATTTGCTGAATTGACTTGGGATTTCGTTAACTTCTTGTTGTTTTGTTAACAGATATTCCTACCTGTTACGCTACATGACATTTCTTTTTTAAGAACTTTTGCGCCTCCCCCTCACGGCTTGGCTATCTTCAAAGCTTTGCAGCTTTTGATCTCTTTTTTATTGGCTTCCAGCGTCGCGCCTTCTGCTTTGTTTTTCCCTTTTCGGTTGTCCCGTTTTGGGACTGCAAAGGTGAGAATCTTTTTTCTTTTCTGCAAGAACTTTTTTTACTTTTTTTTCTCGCCCCTTTCTCCGCTTCCGTTCCCCCTTTTCAGGCCTCCCGGCACCCTTCTCTCATCCTTTTTACCTCAACAGCCTTGCGCCGTATCTCCCGTTTTGGGATTGCAAAGATGCACACTTTTTTGGCCCCCTGCAAATCTTTTTTCCCTTTTTTTCAAACCTTTTCCTCCTCCAGGGGTTTTCTCCCTTCCACCCTGCTCATCTTCAGGCGTCTAACACCCCTCTTTTTTTGTTGTATTCCGCGCCTTTGCCGTACCATGGCCGTACCTGAAGGCACTCTGCGCCCTCTTTTTACCGGCACGGCATCGGAAAACGGGTGACCCAGGGTGTCCCCGGATCGGGCCCCGATCCGGGGACTGGTGGCGCACAGGAGGCAGGCTGATGGCAGGCTTGCGGCCCAATTGGTCGTCATTTCATCGACTCGCTATGCTGCTTTCATCGACTTTTTATCGACAAAGACTCGAACAATCCGGCTCAAACTGGCGTCGCGCCCCGCATCGCTCCGGCCGTCAGTCTGCCAGCAGTCTGCCGGAAGGGCGCCAGCAGTCTGCCGGGGAAGTACCTATGAATGGAAGGCCACTTATCAGTAACCCTTTGTGCGGTTTGAGTAAACGTAGTAAACCTTGCTTCTGTCCTGCGGGCATACTGGCTTTCCTTTTTTTGCCCATTTTCCCGAAGCCGTCCGAACGCAGGGCCAGCCCAGGGTCGAACCCGTCTGCCGGAGGGCCATACCACCAGGGCTCACAAAACAATTATCAGTTTTTTATACTTACGACTTATTACGTATAACTTAAAACTACACGCGAGATTAAACAACAACCGCCGCAAAATTTTATTATTTGTACTTTTGATCCTAATGAGTAACAGACTTCCATCCGCACTACTACGGGCGCTTATTGAAGAACATGGAATTGAAGAGCGGTCTTTTCTGGACGAACACGAGAATAATGTTCAGCTCACTTCCATCAGACTAAACCCGCTTAAGAAAACCGACAAGTTCAATGCAGAAGAACAGGTTCCTTGGTGTAAGAATGGAAGATACTTAAAAGAGCGACCCTCCTTTATCGGGGACCCCTTATTTCATGCCGGTTGTTATTATGTACAGGAAGCATCTTCTATGTTTCTTGAAAGAGCGCTGGAACAAGCTGACCTGAGCGTCCCTGTCAAAGTGCTCGACCTGTGTGCAGCCCCTGGCGGAAAGAGTACTTTAATTGCTTCATTGCTTCATCCGGAAAGTCTGCTCGTTTCTAACGAGATCATTAAAAGCCGTGTACCTGTATTATCAGATAACCTTACCAAATGGGGAGCTTTGAATTGCGCGGTTAGCAATAACGATCCCAGGGATTTCGGCCGGCTGGAGGGTTATTTCGACATTATGGTGGTTGACGCCCCTTGTTCAGGCTCGGGCATGTTCAGAAAAGATCCTGCCGCAATCAACGAATGGTCTGAAAACAACGTCCAGCTGTGCAGTGAACGACAGCAGCGAATTCTCGCGGATGCTTACCCCGCCCTAAAGGAAGGCGGCCTTCTTATATATTCTACATGTTCTTATTCGTCGGAAGAAAATGAACAGATTGCCGACTGGCTCTGCGACACCTATAAGTTAAGCTCCGTTAGACTCCCGATAGAAGCCTCGTGGGGCATTGAAGAAACGGTCTCAGAAAAACACGCTTGCTATGGATACCGCTTTTATCCCCATAAAGTAAAGGGAGAGGGATTTTTCATTACTTGTTTTAGAAAGCAGGATGGAATAGAAAAGGATACCCCCCAGTTGAAACTTCCAAAGCTTAATCAGAATGACGTATTAGCAATCGAGAAATGGATAGCATCCGAAACCCTTTCTCTCATACCAGCTAAGGATGGATACTGTCTTATTCCTTCGTCTTTAAAAAATGATATCCTGCTGCTGCAATCGAAATTATATCTTAAAAAATCGGGGGTGTATGCGGGCAAATTTGCAGGAAAAGATTTCATTCCTGATCAGGAACTTGCGCAAAGTAATGTTTTGAATAACACTGTCTCGCGCATCGGGCTTGCAAAGGAAGAGGCTTTGAAGTACCTGAGAAAAGACACTCTTCTGATTCCGGACGCAAAAACCGGTTGGGCTTTGATGTGTTATGAGGGGTTCGGCCTCGGCTGGGCAAAGGTGTTACCCAACCGCATCAACAACTATTATCCCAAAGAGTTAAGGATTCTGAAGGAGTTCAACTAATGACTACAGGCAGCATTGCACGCTTATAGATCAGAATTCACCGGTCGAGAGCATAACCAGTGTGCAACCTTCTACTATTTCAATCCCCCGCTGGCGAGCCATTGCTTCCAGTTCGGCATTCTCCGTGCCCGGATTAAAGATGATCCGTTTGGGCTTGGTATTTAAGATATAATCGTAAAGAGGCGGCTGATTTCGTGTACCCACGTATAAAGTAACCGTATCTATATCGTTATGAACCGCTACGGGGGGCTCGATAGGCACACCTGCTACTTCCCCTTTCTTAATTCCCACATTTACTATTTTGTGTCCGTATCTTACAAGTTTGTTAGCGGCGAGATAGGCATAACGGCTCGGATCGGGAGTAGCCCCGATTACTAATGTCTTTTTCATATCTATCGTTTAGCTTTTTGATAACTGTTTATTTAAAATTGAAATCTGCCCCAGATGATAGGCATGGTGCTGTAAAAGCCCATTCACGGTTTTGATGAAGGTTGTTGTTTCACTTTCCGCGTTTTCATAGGGCACCATATCCTCCCATTTATCCGAAGGAAATTCCGCCACGGCGTTGAGAAGGTCAAAATGAGCATCTCTGAATATCCTGATCAGCTCAGGCCAGGGGGCTGCCGAGGCATCAGACCAGTCACCTCGTGACGGCTCACTGGCCACTTTACCTCTCAGCCGTGCCGCCACTTCTTCTGTCCAGGCAGCCATGTGCAGCAATAGTTCGGCAATACTATGTGTATTTCCAACATGCTTATAAACAACTGACGCGTCGATGCTGGTCAATACGTCTGTGACCGACGGTCCATACCAGGGACTACCGGCGTATACTTCTCTAAGTTCTGAACTGATAAATGAATTCATAACCTCATGTTAAAAGCTTCTTTACAGCATCCGCACAATTCATGCCATCAATAGCAGCAGAGACAATACCGCCAGCGTATCCGGCACCTTCACCGCAGGGAAACAGTCCTTTTGCCTGTGGGTGTTGCAGCGTCTCCCGATCGCGTGGAATCCGTACAGGAGAAGACGTTCTTGACTCAACTCCCACGAGTATCGCTTCGTTTGTAAAATAGCCCTTCATTTTCCTGCCGAACGCAGGGAGAGCCTTTTGAAGGCGGCTATGTATCTCGTCCGGGAGCACATCCCGCAGATCGGCGCTTTTTGCTCCTGGCAGATAAGAGTTGGAGGGAAGATCATTTGACAGCTTTCCGTTCACAAAATCGATCATCCTTTGTGCCGGCGCTACCAGATTACCTCCACCGGCAGTCCATGCCCTGCGCTCCGTTTCGGCCTGATAATCAAGCAAACTGAACGGATCTTCGGGATTGCTGACGTCGGTTAAGTTTACCTGAACAACTGTGCCTGAATTTGCGTAAGGATTGTTTCTTTTAGAGGGCGACCAACCGTTAACCACAATCTCATCATAACCGGTAGCACAGGGCGCAATGATCCCCCCAGGACACATGCAAAAGGAAAAGACGCCCCTCTGATCCACTTGCTCTACTAAACTATAATAGGATGGAGGAAGGTACGGATCGCGCACGGCGCAATGGTACTGCGCCTGATCAATGATGCTTTGAGGATGCTCAATACGCACACCC from Arcticibacter tournemirensis includes these protein-coding regions:
- a CDS encoding rhodanese-related sulfurtransferase; its protein translation is MAKYQTLLYYCYSTIANAEQFAADHLQFCKSLGLTGRIIVADEGLNGTVSGTTEACGTYMNAVHADERFASTEFKIDEVDEPSFIKMHCRYKAEIVHSGLRDPHIIDPKKQTGVHLDPNEFLEMKDRDDVVILDVRSNYEHSLGKFKNAVTLDIDNFRDFPSKINELAQYKGKKILTYCTGGIKCEKASALLLHEGFEEVYQLHGGIINYGKEAGGKDFEGKCYVFDNRVAVDVNTVNPVVISKCHNCGKTTAKMINCANPECNEHFTQCDECGWELDGCCSNECKSHPRKRLYDGTGYYVKVPQQINLNKEGRGAFIKDLRPLA
- a CDS encoding S8 family serine peptidase, whose translation is MNFIQRTLLLFTFLPLFAVAQQKDKPVPNWQNLDLVKDGVMGVSTEKAYQELLKGKKGAPVVVAVIDGGVDAQHEDLKSVMWSNPSEVAGNNKDDDKNGFTDDIHGWNFIGSPQYSVQYDNLEVVRLIRKYREKYASVVNSTPLSPDERKEFNLYKQMVTDYMTKLENARMGYESTSILRKNVDSIASRIGKKQLTLDDFEQYKARNEIESKVLKVVKSELRKEHDYKKFKEDLDDAYKYYSSQVNYNLNIDFDPRDSVKDDYSNGAQYHYGNADVKGPDADHGTHVAGIIAADRHNNKGVKGVAENVQIMSVRTVPTGDERDKDVANAIRYAVDNGAKVINMSFGKSYSWDKHLVDSAVRYAASKDVLLVHAAGNDSKNTDIENNFPTRIFADSVDANFWGMNRKVSIVPGAGQRPMGSMGMPGSPRSNAAVKVEPDTLKFTKPKAENWIEVGASHWKNDDDLVASFSNYGRRSVDVFAPGVQINSTMPGSKYKENDGTSMAAPVVAGVAALIRSYYPSLTAVQVKDIIMKSVTKVDQKVKVKEEGSTKRVKFSEVCISGGVVNAYNALQMAADMQQRLSSK
- a CDS encoding methyltransferase RsmF C-terminal domain-like protein, whose translation is MSNRLPSALLRALIEEHGIEERSFLDEHENNVQLTSIRLNPLKKTDKFNAEEQVPWCKNGRYLKERPSFIGDPLFHAGCYYVQEASSMFLERALEQADLSVPVKVLDLCAAPGGKSTLIASLLHPESLLVSNEIIKSRVPVLSDNLTKWGALNCAVSNNDPRDFGRLEGYFDIMVVDAPCSGSGMFRKDPAAINEWSENNVQLCSERQQRILADAYPALKEGGLLIYSTCSYSSEENEQIADWLCDTYKLSSVRLPIEASWGIEETVSEKHACYGYRFYPHKVKGEGFFITCFRKQDGIEKDTPQLKLPKLNQNDVLAIEKWIASETLSLIPAKDGYCLIPSSLKNDILLLQSKLYLKKSGVYAGKFAGKDFIPDQELAQSNVLNNTVSRIGLAKEEALKYLRKDTLLIPDAKTGWALMCYEGFGLGWAKVLPNRINNYYPKELRILKEFN
- a CDS encoding CoA-binding protein; translated protein: MKKTLVIGATPDPSRYAYLAANKLVRYGHKIVNVGIKKGEVAGVPIEPPVAVHNDIDTVTLYVGTRNQPPLYDYILNTKPKRIIFNPGTENAELEAMARQRGIEIVEGCTLVMLSTGEF
- a CDS encoding DinB family protein; translated protein: MNSFISSELREVYAGSPWYGPSVTDVLTSIDASVVYKHVGNTHSIAELLLHMAAWTEEVAARLRGKVASEPSRGDWSDASAAPWPELIRIFRDAHFDLLNAVAEFPSDKWEDMVPYENAESETTTFIKTVNGLLQHHAYHLGQISILNKQLSKS